In Octopus bimaculoides isolate UCB-OBI-ISO-001 chromosome 5, ASM119413v2, whole genome shotgun sequence, a genomic segment contains:
- the LOC106876744 gene encoding GATA zinc finger domain-containing protein 16 isoform X1, which produces MTYTYLFWLGIVLPTTITVLLFILFLVCWFKYNLREKFTKKKHDPHRVNQNHSRSTKPPTGLPPPPPVQYNRSRPNDQRDERLPARIIYSTYHDSGMSELHEIHYKFDRPVSQASTDSEDSGFRSSKSAHYLPNRLSEHSFPQDIPLLKPVSANMPHAQRNLALNTSDSPRGGPSFWAGTSSFGQSSSSSSSSNNNNNNNNNNNKNNNNNNNNNNSNKLPSSVSASSNIAADEQQQQQQQQQPHSLALQNVHQEERRGPHPNHHHHHHHHHHHHHRSLPQSPLADISENMPVTRPIPSSQSTPLPYPQWRTDARLSPTLPREAKSQQTVIALVHSPSQQSEMNGQLSYAMV; this is translated from the coding sequence ATGACCTACACATATTTATTTTGGTTGGGAATTGTTCTGCCAACCACCATAAcggttttattgtttattttatttctggtcTGCTGGTTCAAGTATAATCTACGAGAAAagtttactaaaaaaaaacacGATCCACACCGAGTCAACCAAAATCACTCACGCTCGACCAAACCGCCAACTGGCTTGCCTCCGCCGCCACCAGTTCAGTATAATCGGTCACGCCCGAATGATCAGAGAGACGAAAGGTTACCAGCGCGCATAATTTACTCCACTTATCATGACAGTGGTATGTCAGAACTGCATGAAATACATTATAAATTCGACAGACCGGTTTCTCAGGCTTCTACTGATTCTGAAGATTCCGGTTTCCGAAGTTCGAAATCCGCTCATTACTTGCCGAACAGGTTGTCTGAGCACAGTTTCCCGCAGGACATTCCATTACTAAAACCCGTTAGTGCGAACATGCCACATGCGCAGAGAAATCTGGCGCTAAATACCAGTGATTCACCGCGAGGTGGACCGTCATTTTGGGCTGGGACATCAAGTTTCGGTcaatcttcatcgtcgtcatcgtcatcaaacaataacaacaacaacaataataataataacaagaacaataacaacaacaacaacaacaataatagcaataaactGCCTTCTTCTGTATCGGCGTCGTCCAATATCGCTGcagacgaacaacaacaacaacaacaacaacagcagccccATTCGCTAGCGCTACAAAATGTACATCAAGAGGAACGGAGAGGTCCGCAtccaaaccatcatcatcatcaccatcatcaccatcaccaccaccaccgttctcTACCGCAGAGTCCATTGGCAGACATTTCGGAAAATATGCCAGTCACTCGGCCCATTCCTTCATCCCAATCCACTCCTCTGCCTTATCCACAGTGGCGGACAGACGCACGTTTGTCTCCAACGCTCCCCAGAGAGGCGAAAAGTCAACAAACAGTTATCGCCCTTGTACATAGTCCTAGCCAACAATCAGAAATGAACGGACAGCTATCTTATGCCATGGTTTAA